TCGTCGGCAGACACTCCGGCCAGGAACAGCGACAGGTCGTTTATGGGCTGGATCTTGCGCACCATCGGCCCGGTAGATGTCTGCAGAATGTCGAGTCGCCCGCTTTTTCGCCCGTTGGCCAGAGAAGAGTTGATGATGAGCTCGAGTATCCGGTCCGCTTCATGTTGCATGCGAGCAACTTCCTCGGCGTTGAATGCCTGTGGGAGCACCAGGTAACCGTTCTCGCGGAAGTGCTCCAGGTCTTCGCCTGTGAGTTCCGTTTTCATCGCCATTCTTTCCTCCTATTGAGGTGCTTGATGATGGCCATCTCAAGTTCCGGGGTGAATGATTTCTCGGGCTTCATTCTCGCTCTCCTTCCAAAGCATCTTCTATCTCTGCAAACGTGATGGATCTACTTCCACAGAATTTGCTGTGTGTTTGTCCAGTTGATCAGACAATTGGTGGACAACATCTGCATATTCTGGATCTCGTGCTATATTTGTGAATTCTTCTGGATCAGCGTACACATCTGCGAGGAAGATGTCTTCATCTTCAGGTTTCGGTTTTTCGCCATTGAGCAACACATTTTTATCAAGGCGATACTGGCTCGTGCGTATGCAGCTTCGCCGTGGCCAACCGCGATCACCATACCAGTCGCCACGGCCACCATTGGGTGCCATCTTGCTGAATGGCTGGCCATATCCGATTGTAGAGTAGATACAGTCGGGTGGTGGATCAGTGAAAAGATCGCGGCCTTTGAATTGCGAAGGTGTCTCGATGTTGGCAAAAGAAAAGAGTGTTCGTGCAATGTCCAGACTGTCGCAGATGTCATCCCGCACTTGCCCTGCAGGTATGGTGCCTGGCCAGGAGATTAGAAGTGGCACGCGATGCACTGTGGGCGTGTAAGTCAGTTTTTCGAAGGCGCCTGTCTCGCCAAGTGGATTGCCGTGGTCAGAACCAAATACGATGAGGGTTTGTTCCTGGCGATCAGTTTTCTCAAGAAAATCTAAGACCCGTCCGACTTGAGCGTCAATCCAGGCGACCTGTGCGTAGTAGTGAAGGCGTCCCGCACGGAGTTTTTCGGGATCCATTCTGGCCACACCAAAAACTTCGGCAACGCGTTTTTCAAATGCAGAGAGGGTGTCAGGCAGCGGACCGGGCAGACCGGGATCTTGATCGTCGAGAAGCTTTACATATTGTGCTGGCGGTAATACCGGTGTGTGGGGCTGAAGAAGGGAAATGCGCACGAGATAAGGGGAGGTTGCCGTTTGGAGCCAGTATAGGGCATTTTCAACGACTGAGTCGGGAGGATAGGGTTCGCCGTCTGGGAAAATACCGCCGTTCATGCCGCCGTAGGGCGAGCGGATCATCTGCACAGCGTCTGCGCCAAGATGTTCCCAGATTTTCATTTCACCACCTGTTCCGTCGTGGTATTGGAAGATTTCATGCTCTGGATTGGCACCTGGACGTATTTCGGGGGCAACGTGGATCTTTCCAAAATTGGCAGTTGAATAGCCGTTCTGTGAAAATACGTTAGGGAAAGTTTGCAGGATACGGGGCAACCGGAAATTTGGCCATGCACCTTCGTTGTTGTACACGCCTGTGTCTTCGGGATATAGACCCGTTAGCGTGCAATATCTGGAGGCAACGCAAACAGGCGCATTGCAAAAGTTATTTGTGAATCGCACACCGCTGCTCGCCAAACGGTCGAGATTTGGCGTGCGCAATTGCAATCTGGGATGCCCATAACAGGCCAGCGCATCGGTGCGCAGTTCATCACAGTAAATCCAGATAATATCAGGTTTTTCAGGCATAAAAAGTTCGGCTTTTGTTTTTTAGATGTCTTTTTCGGGGACAACTGCGCCGTGTAGCGCGAGTAGATCGTGTAAATCAGAAAGCGGAACGTCGCGGGGTGTTGTTTCCAAACGCACAGATACTGCTGCTGCTGCACCCGCTGCCTGTCCCATAGCCATTGAGGATGCCTGTACTCGCAAAGCAGAATTTGCAAGTCGGTCACTGCTCACACTGCGTCCAGCGACGAGTAAATTATGACTGTTTTTAGGGATCAGTGCGCGTAGTGGAACTGTTGCAACTGTGCCTTCAGACAGAGGTTGGGGCTTTACACCGTCTTTGTCATGGAGGTCAATTGGATAAAAAGAGTACGATACAGCGTCCTCAAAATGTCGGCCTCTGGTATAATCATCGTGGGTTATTTGCACCTCTCCAACAATGCGATAGGTTTCGCGCACAGCGGTTTCTGCCTGCGCTTTTAAAACGCGGGCATTTTCGCATCCAGGCAGTGAACGTACAAACCGCAAAATCCGCAACAAAGATTGTCGCCCTGAAATGTTGGTTTTTGTATGCCTGTCAGAGGTCGATGCATCAGCGCCAAATACGTGCTGGGCATTTTCTCCGCCTTTTCCAAGGTAGCCGATGAACCGTGCGCGCGGATTGCTTACATCGCCGTGTTGTAATCGGCCATCTTTCACGGCTGCGATAAACTGTCTCTGTATGACATCTTCGTCCAGCGTATCAACATCATAACCACCCAGTTTAAAAATCAGTGTGCCCGGTTGTGTTTCTTCTTCGCGCAAACGAGGAAAACCGATCTGGCCCACAATATT
This is a stretch of genomic DNA from Gemmatimonadota bacterium. It encodes these proteins:
- a CDS encoding sulfatase-like hydrolase/transferase, with the protein product MPEKPDIIWIYCDELRTDALACYGHPRLQLRTPNLDRLASSGVRFTNNFCNAPVCVASRYCTLTGLYPEDTGVYNNEGAWPNFRLPRILQTFPNVFSQNGYSTANFGKIHVAPEIRPGANPEHEIFQYHDGTGGEMKIWEHLGADAVQMIRSPYGGMNGGIFPDGEPYPPDSVVENALYWLQTATSPYLVRISLLQPHTPVLPPAQYVKLLDDQDPGLPGPLPDTLSAFEKRVAEVFGVARMDPEKLRAGRLHYYAQVAWIDAQVGRVLDFLEKTDRQEQTLIVFGSDHGNPLGETGAFEKLTYTPTVHRVPLLISWPGTIPAGQVRDDICDSLDIARTLFSFANIETPSQFKGRDLFTDPPPDCIYSTIGYGQPFSKMAPNGGRGDWYGDRGWPRRSCIRTSQYRLDKNVLLNGEKPKPEDEDIFLADVYADPEEFTNIARDPEYADVVHQLSDQLDKHTANSVEVDPSRLQR
- a CDS encoding FAD-dependent oxidoreductase, with the translated sequence MEHMKDDVDVLVVGGGTAGTIAAIQAGRAGLRTALVESGSQLGGVTTTGGVSFPGLFHAWGKQIVAGIGWELVIKAVALDSGQLPDFSVFSPERHWMHQIRINGPVYAALAEEACTQAGVQLHFYEIPTQILETDRGWKIETVGKNLRRTILTKQLIDCTGGANIVGQIGFPRLREEETQPGTLIFKLGGYDVDTLDEDVIQRQFIAAVKDGRLQHGDVSNPRARFIGYLGKGGENAQHVFGADASTSDRHTKTNISGRQSLLRILRFVRSLPGCENARVLKAQAETAVRETYRIVGEVQITHDDYTRGRHFEDAVSYSFYPIDLHDKDGVKPQPLSEGTVATVPLRALIPKNSHNLLVAGRSVSSDRLANSALRVQASSMAMGQAAGAAAAVSVRLETTPRDVPLSDLHDLLALHGAVVPEKDI